The genomic interval CCCATCCATCTTGAGTTTGAGGGGGCTGTTAGTGTATATGTGTTATGTGAGTCCCACATTGGTTTAGTAATGCTCGTGTATAGTCTTTGGCCTCCTATATATAGGCTGCCTTGTATAACACAATTGATTTATAcataatttatcaataaaattccAACAATATTCAAGaataattaatcttttaaataatatttatttagaaaaaaaagtgtTAACAGTGAGCCAAACAATAAGAGGAATGATAGGTGCATCGGCTCCCATGCCCCAACTATCGAAATCCTCcgtgtaattattaatttcgtTGATTTCCTCAGAAGTCGGAGAAAGATACAAATTTATAGAGGTGTAAATTAAtccggaaaaccggtccggaaTGGACCGGTTTTGAATCGGTCCAGCCCGGAACCGGTTCTTAAATTATGCAAACCGGCaggaaccggtccggttccggttttacgATTTCcgggatcggaccggaccggttgggggaaaaaaatataaaaattaatattttatatataagttttatatataatatataattatatgtgaaatttttatatataatatatataattatatatcatatatgaaataatttcatattataatttataaattataatataaaatgttaatcttaaatatgaacatttgtaatctgtttgattatatgttattaatataattatatataagataatgttattataatttataaaataaaagtttaatcttgaagatgaaaatttaattgatcatatgctttaaatataaaatatatatattaaattatattatatatagtctaatatattatataactatactaatatttcagtttatgactaatactaatatataactatactaatagtataatattaatactattatatagtctaatgtattatatagctatactaaaatataagtttataactaatactaatttttttactaaaacagatttttttattaaaacatatttttttagtagtgcagattttgtaataggaacagattttttgaagcaattttttttattaacatatttttattttttaatgacaaacttacattttaaaaaaccgaaaaaccggaccggactggaccggaaatcggtaaaaccggagataatggtttaggagggtaactggtgcgtaatcagttttggaaaatacaaaacaggtacataccggttcggtcctaaattttgtctaaaaccggaccggaccggaccggacctgaCCGGTTACACCCTACAAATTTATGTTTGCTACCTAATTTAAGTGtccaaattcaaaatattacaatatttttagtACCATGGCATGTTTTGGGAGGATTAaggattataaaaaaaattagtggtgctggaaatatgaaatgcattaaatattaatacGACTTGCCTTTCTTCGAATAGACTACATGCTGGCTGTCAAACTGGTTTGTCCTCCCAAAGCGAATGTATTGTGATATTCAGGTCATGCTTCCAATGGGTATGTgatttttctcctcttgttaCTTGTACACTTTTTAGCTTTGGTGTGCTTAGGACTCCGTGACAGAAAGTTTTCATCACAAGGCATTCTCCCACAATTACTTCCTCCAAATATGGGAACATAATAGAATAACTTCCCGAGCAAAAGCTTGTGAAGTTTGGTAAGCAATCAAATTTTAAGCAAGTCAATTTGCTGAATGTAATCACCACTTTGGCTTGATCATCCCCCCTTGCCACAATTTCTGTTATTCCTTCGCATGAACTTACACTCATTTTTCTCAGCTGCACCAAGCTTTTGGCTGTCGTGTATGTTATTAAACTGATCAATCCATTACAACTCAATATCTCAAGATCTGTCAAATTGTGGAAACGTGCCGATGATGGCACTAAACTTTTCAATTTGTGACATTCTGACACTGCTAGAATTTCCAGTACTTCATGAAAAACTAGAGATTCCTGGACATCTTCTTTCCACAAATGTGTCAGCATTGGTGCTTTAGACACCCTAAGTTCTTTTAGTTGTGGGAATATCCTAGCATGCTTTTCTGGGCCTATAAAATCTTCATACTGGATTATTTCTTGCCAGGATGTACAGCTCACAACAAGTTTCTCCAAATTCTGTAATCTTTTTAGTAAATTAGGCAAAGAAAGAACCGATGTATCATGGTTGCATTTCACCTCTAAAACTTTTAACTTGCAGAAGAACTCTACCAAAAACTGGTCACACCAAGTGGTTTGATGAACGTTCGATTTCAAAGCCTCCAATTTCGGGAATGTaccctgtaaaaaaaaatgaagttagcATCCAATTTTCTAGAGAACTATCCATTACGGGACTCTTTTTCTCGAGAGAGGGAAGAATACAATATGACTCGTGCTATTTCAAAGAGTTAATTGATTGGCATCTTACCTCTTCAACCAAGAATAGAGGATGTTGAATGGAACTCTCAGGTAGACACTGTTGACTTTTTTCTTGAAAGCTCGAGAATTTGGAAGCAAATATGATAACTTTATCACATCCCCACACTTTCAATTCTTTCAATACTGGCCATTCTAAATTATGCCCCCCAGGGGAAATCCACTTGAGTTTTGGCAATGCCCCGAGTGCCAGAGAAGTTAGTTTAGGGAACACAAGTCTCCCTTCTGCTTCTTCCTTCTCAACAATGACCTCAACCCCGCAATTAATTACCTCAAGAGTTTCCAATTCCGTGAGTGTTCTGGCCATGGAAGCTGGAAAGAGACATTCCATGCTCTCACACCCGTTGGCACGCACATCACGTAGATTTTGAAAGCTCAAAATATCACGGGGATCCTTATTCGATATTTGCTTCAGCTTTGGCAGATCACTCAAATATAAGTCATTCAATTGCGTGACTGTTACGGCACCTGTTTCTTGAAAACTTGGCCCTTGTAGGTCAAACACTTGTTTTAGAGAACAACAACCGACTACATTCACCAACTTCAGACTCTGGAAGACTTTAAGCATCTTAAACGGAAAGATACTATTAAGATTTGCACAAGATTCAACTCTCATCATCTGAAGTTTGCAAAAGGAATCTGCTGCGAATTGGGTATTCCATATAACTTTCATGTCATCCATGTGGGAGATTATCAGTATTTCCAAACTAGGGAATGCGACCTGTAGGAGTAGGATTCATCCAATAGGTGTCAAAATAGTGACAAATCTAAGCATGCATCATAACttcatataaatctttttttttttttttttttttgcataacttgacataaatcaatatatataacattaaaagGGCCAAATATTTCGAAgtttataatcattttttgcgTTTTTCATCATTCTTGTTACATCTTGTACTCAAATGTGAACATCTTAAAAGAGTACTAGTTGAGAAGCTATTACCTGATCTTGATCAACCAAGAAAAGGGGTTGGTCACTTGAGATCTTGCTTTGTCGACTTTCTTCAAGTGCCTCTTGAAAGCTCATATATTCTGAAGCAAATATCTCAACTTTTTGACATCCATCCACCCTCATATGTTTCAGTAATGGCCATCTTGAAGTATGCACTCCAGGATAAAACAACTTGAGTTTTGCCAGCCCTCCAAGATTTAGTGTAGTCATACGAGGGAACACAAACCTTGGTGTTGCTTCTTCTCCTAGTCCTCTTGCGACAATTTCCTCAATCCCACAATTGACTATCTGAAGATCCTCCAATTGCGTGAGACTTGTAGCCATCGAGACTGCTGGAAAGAAACTTTTCAAGCTCTCACATCCCTCGGCATAAATTTTACGTAGATTTTGAAAGCTGCAAATATTTGGGTAATCCTTATTCCATACATTTTTCAATCTTGGTAGACGCACCAAATTCATTTTGCTCAAATAAGTGGTTGTCACAGCATGCGCTTCGACACTACTATTCCGCCCCTGCACTGCTACTTCAAATACTTCCTCCAATGAAGCACAGTCACTAATACGTACAACCGTTAGGTGTTTGAATCTTCTAGGCATATCATAGTCGAATACGTGCAAAACATtttcacaaaactcaatcacaaGTTCTTGAATATTGCAAAAGGAATCTGCTGCGACTTGGTCGTGCCATATGGTTATCAAGTTATCCATATGTGAAATTACTAAATTCTCCAAGCTTGGGAATGCCACCTGTGAATTCATCCCAATTAAtgtgttaaaatattatatattcccaTCCACCAAAGCATCGATTTGATTAATTTTGATCTCTTTTAGCCATGACATCAAAATAAACAAGACATTGAAGTGTTGGAATCCGAAATAAAATGCCAAACGGAAACTGAATTACTTTTTGATAATTCagttaatttttacattaatcgAAGTCTTTTTTCCCCACCGTTTCTTGATGATTTGATCGGTATTCAAGCAAACACCCCCCAAGTTATGGAGTGTTCAAGCATTCTTAACTCTGTTGGCTGAAAATCTCTTTGGAAAAACCCCTGAAGACAGGTTTGGAGTATTCAAAAAACCTCTAGCTATATATCTACAAGcatttcctctattttttcctCCCCGTTCCTCAATTTTCCTAAGAAACCCAGCCATACTTCTGTCTCTCGTATTAGATAATTTAGATCTAGACAAATAAAAACTGATAACAGTGGATTACAGGTTTATGCtacttcaataaaataaatagtattataatattgtTGATTGGCAAAAGGAGTACCGTCTTCTCATTGATTACAAATTTGGCTTATAAATTTCTTCCATAGTTGTGTGATGTTGCATGTTGATGACAAAATATGACATTTTAATTCATTATCAAGTTCGATGCAAGTAAATTTTGCTCAATTTTGTGGCCCTTTATTATGTTCAAGATTTATGAGTATACTTTTCTTTCTATACTTTTCTTACGTTTAGAAACATTGTCAGTTCTAAGATTTCTACCTTAATagagattaattaattaagcccTTTTTACCTCATGAACCAAGAAAAGGGGTTGCTGAGTGGAGATCACATGCCGGCTCTCTCGAAGTGTTTCTTGAAAGCTCAGAAGTCCATAAGCAAATATGTCAACTTTCTGGCATCCTTCCACCCACATCTCTTTCAGCATTGGACATTCTAAAGTATGCACTCCTGGATAAAACCACTTGAGTCTTGGTAGCCTCTCAAGAGTTAGGAGAGTTACTTGAGGGAACACAAACCTTTCTATTACATCTTCTCTCCCTTCACCTTCAACAATTTCTTCCACCCCACAATCTATAATCACAAGATTCTCCAATTGCATAAGACTTCTAGCAATAGAGGCTGGAAAGAAacttctcaaactctcacatCCACCAGCCTGTATTCGTTTTAGATTTTTAAAGCTGAAAACTCCTTTGGGGTCTTTACTCCATACATGCTTCATTTGTGGAAGACGAGCCAATGACAACTCTTTCAGCTGTATGGTTGTTACAGCTTGATTTTCATCAACATTTAGCTCTTGCAGCTCAAATACTTGCTGTAGTGAGGTGCAATCAGCTACGAAAAGTTCCTCTACACTCTGGAATCTTGTCAGCATATCAGATTGAAAGATGCTCACAAGATTTTCACAAAGttcaacttttattatttgtagatTGCCAAAGGAATTTTCCACAAATTGGTTCTGCCATATGAGTTTTAGGTAATCCATGCGACGGATTGCCATTCTCTTCAAACAAGGGAATGCAACCTGCAAGGTTAATCCCATATATCAATGATATAATATACCTGAGCATAATATCTCACATAATAGAGGATCTAATAAGTAACCAGGATCTAAAACGATatctatccaaaaaaaaaaaaaaaaaaaaggagccaGATATTACCTCTACATTGAAGAGAGGTTGCACAGCAGTTGGAGGCCTCTCCTCTGCATTGGTTTGAATGATCTCCTGGCAGGTTGTTGCGCCTGAACTAGCAGGATTGAATATAAATGTCACTAATTTAGGGCAATGGTCTATCCACAGGTTCTCCAAGGATGGAAATTGGATGTTACATCCTACACAGAATCTTTTGAGGTTCGGAAGATCTATTAGCCTCAGGCATTCTAGTCGAGGGAACACCTCCTTTGTAATTTCACCAGCAGCTGCTATTTCTTCTGTGACTAAGACCTCTTCCATAGCCTTACATTCCGATATGTGAAGATGTTTCAGATGCACCATAAATCTAGCTGTAGAGAATGACAGTAGATATTTCATATTACAAGAGCCCTGCACCTCCAAGTTTGACAAATTCTGAAACCTCAACATTGCTTCCATGGTTGTTAATCTACAAGACAAACTTGCCCCATGTTGGTTGTGATGTGTCTCTTCCAAGTCTACTGAGGATAGTTCCAACCTTTCCAAGTTGGGGAACACAACCTGCAacaacatttaatttttatatccaTAAAAACTTTGTTTTTGGTTACATGTGGAGCCTAGTTTGGGAGCAGAAAAGGCACAAACATAGAGTTTGCTTGACCTTGGCTTGAGCAAAGCTCAACCCCTGAGTTCGCACTAGATGCAAAGCTCAATCCGTGAGTTCGCTAAAGGTGCGCTCACAGTGGACTTGAGTGAAGGTAAGATAGATTGTTCGCTCAAAGTTCACGCGATGCTAGGCTCGAGCGAATCACTACCCCTATTATTCGCTCGAGCAGCGCTCAACAGACCGCTCTAGCCAATATTTGATTGGTTGTTCACTCGAGGAGTGCTTGACACGCCGCTCGAGTGAAGAATCCAAATTTTCCATTTTAGGGTTTCCAACGtattttctctataaatatgtaatgtttTGATCTCTTGTATATGAATTTCAATAGTTTCAGAGAGAACAAAGAGAGGCAAAGTGTGAGAGCAtattgtgagagagaaaaagctctagagagagagagttggaatTGTGTGAGTAGAGAGGTGCTCTTGTAACTAATTgtgtgtgattgtaatctcaTCTGGGATAAAATCCCCTGCCGCTCAATCGATGTAGGCACGTTGTTGCCAAACCACGTTAAACTCTGTGTCATGTGTGCGCACTTGATTCCTGTGTTTTTGCATTTATTTCAATGTTTATCTTAATATCATTGTCTGTGGATGTGGTGACTTTGGTGCTTTATACCACAACAGGTTCTTCCATTTGAGCCTTGAGAAAAAGACTAAATTAAAACTGAGTGTGGcttgtagcatttttctttgacAGATGTTGTGCATGTGGAATTATTACTTGGGAAAATAAACATTAGCATACCTGTTCTTGTAGAATTGGCATGTCAAAATCAAGTGTGCCCTCCGAAACTATTTCTCCAGCTTCAGTTCCCAATGAATTTTTTGTTCTTAAGAAGCTCATAAGCTTTGGAAGATGCTCTAATGCCAAGTGATGCAGTTGAGGGAAAAAGATCATATCCGTGTCTTCTATTTCGCCTTCTTCTTTCACGACTATTGCACCCATGATGCTGCATTCTCTTATCTGCAATTCTTGGAGTTGTGAAAGGCCCCTTGCTACGGATGATGGGAAgacaaattttagtttttcacaattttccACTTTTACAACTCTCAGGTCACGAAAGGATGTTGAATGAAGTTGGCCATGACAAATATCTTCCAAACCAGTCATATTTTTTAGAAGGAATGTCTCCAGGGCAGGAAAGGAAATGATTGAGATATGCATTGGAGagctaataattatatattggaTCTCATCattattttgtatatgaagatGCTTCAGTTGTTGAAAACCTTCTCGATCTAATTCATGTAGAACACTCTTAACACCCTTTAACTCATCTAAATAAAGACATTCTGTTCTATTCAACAACATTTTAATTCCAACCTCTGATTGAAAGCTTGTCTTCAGCTTGAGTTTTAATGTTCTTGAGCATTCATGCTTATCAGACCAGTCCCAGACATCTCCTACCAATATGTTGTATCTTTCTAATTTTCCAAACCGCAGATCTTTCGGTAGCATGCAGGCATCTCGGATATGTATCTCCAAAGTAGTCAAACGTAACATATACTTTAACTCAGCAAGGTTAGCATTGTTTGATCTTGCAGTGATGAGTCCTTCAGCCTCCCATTGAACAAAGCTATTTTCCATATACAATTCTTCTAATTCCACCAAGCTAGATAGGACATTAGGTGGAATCACTTTAAGTTTGGAACAATCAGTCAGATCCAACAACCGCAAATGACTCAACAACCCTATTTCTCTTGGCAATGTTGAAATGTCGGAATCGAGAAGACTAAGTACTACTAAATTCTTAAGTTCTCCAATCCCAGATATGTCTCCCAACTCACATTGATCAAGACACAATGTTTGCAGGTTGCTAAGAAGAAGAAGTGACGAAGGAAGTGATGAAAGTTTCATTGCCGTCAAATCCAAAACTTTGAGCTTTTCCATCCCTTGAAAGAAAGTGGCTGGGATTTGTAAAGAACGATCTCTGCCATTAACATAAAGAAATCTTAATTCAGGACATTCCAATTCATTTGGAAGTTGATGAATATCTCCACCACGAATAGAAAATGCCTTGCATCTTTTTAGTGCATCCATATCTGGCCATTCTTTGAGCCCTCCATCATCTCTCATGAAAAGCATATCGCAATCCTTTGAAGCAATTAACGTAGCAACATCACGAACAACGTCGTGCATATGGCAAAGCTCAGATTCGTGAGGACAATCTTGCAACAGACAAGAATCTTTCAAGTTACGAAATAGTCTATATAGTCTATTTCTCGCATCTTCCAATGTGTTAATTCCATGAAATAGACCTAAACCATAACAATATTTCAACAAGTCCTGACGGCCAATGCAAAAATCCATTTCAGCacaatgcaaaaataaatattgaatcTCCTGACTTTCAAGATGTCTATAACTCAACTCTATACAAGAGTATATAGTTGACTGCATTCTTGTGAGATGTTCGGGAGCAGGACGCCGGAGTTGCTGTAAGGCATCCTTCCATTCATATAAACTCTTATTTCTTAATGCCTTAGAAACTGTTACAAGTGCAATAGGCAAACCTCCACATTCTTTAGCTACCTCGGTTGCTATAAATCGTAAATTGGGGTCTTTAACAGAATCACCCGCCATCTTCTCAAATAATTCCCATGCTTCTTCTTTGGGTAACACTTCAATTCCAAAATCCTTCTGGGTACCCATTTCACAAGATAATAAATCGTGTTGTCTGGATACCAGCACTACTTTGCATCCCTTATAAGGATCAATACCTATTGCTTCCAAATTGAGTTTCTCCCATATATCATCTAGGATAACAAgtatccttttttcttttgttaaccTCTCCCGTAGACGAATCGCTCGTCCGCGTATTGTCTCCGCATCAAGCTTGAGATCTAGCATGTCTGCGATTTCTCCTTGAATTCGTCCCAGGTCTTGGCTCTGTGTGACATCTGCCAGAGCCACCTCGTCGAATAGCTTATCTTCCTTGACTTGCCTGGCAACTTCTCTCATCAATGTAGTCTTTCCCACACCAGGCATCCCCCATAAACCAATAACGTTGATATTAGCATCTCCGAGTGCATCCTTAAGTCCTTTCAAAGTTGGCATTCTTGACACAAACTCCATGCATTCAGTGTATCTCGTAGTCACTATCCCTTGTGGAGCAGGTCGGTATGAAATTCTGTCAAATTTGCCGTTTTCCAGGGCTTCGCCAATAACTTTCACTAGATTTTTAGCCTTCCGACTTAGCTGATGTCGTGACTTCAAGCTCAGGTACACCCCTTCAGAGCACCTCATCTTCACTTCTCCTTGGCCTTCATGAACTTTCTTTGCCTGTTCTGTAATGTCATCTACCTCCGTCAACCACCTTTTAACGCCATC from Juglans microcarpa x Juglans regia isolate MS1-56 chromosome 4S, Jm3101_v1.0, whole genome shotgun sequence carries:
- the LOC121262542 gene encoding uncharacterized protein LOC121262542 yields the protein MEIFVQIVAKMAEYTVAPVGQWLGYSFRYSSNVAKMKNREEKLRGVKDSVQHSIDAAVRNGEEIEDGVKRWLTEVDDITEQAKKVHEGQGEVKMRCSEGVYLSLKSRHQLSRKAKNLVKVIGEALENGKFDRISYRPAPQGIVTTRYTECMEFVSRMPTLKGLKDALGDANINVIGLWGMPGVGKTTLMREVARQVKEDKLFDEVALADVTQSQDLGRIQGEIADMLDLKLDAETIRGRAIRLRERLTKEKRILVILDDIWEKLNLEAIGIDPYKGCKVVLVSRQHDLLSCEMGTQKDFGIEVLPKEEAWELFEKMAGDSVKDPNLRFIATEVAKECGGLPIALVTVSKALRNKSLYEWKDALQQLRRPAPEHLTRMQSTIYSCIELSYRHLESQEIQYLFLHCAEMDFCIGRQDLLKYCYGLGLFHGINTLEDARNRLYRLFRNLKDSCLLQDCPHESELCHMHDVVRDVATLIASKDCDMLFMRDDGGLKEWPDMDALKRCKAFSIRGGDIHQLPNELECPELRFLYVNGRDRSLQIPATFFQGMEKLKVLDLTAMKLSSLPSSLLLLSNLQTLCLDQCELGDISGIGELKNLVVLSLLDSDISTLPREIGLLSHLRLLDLTDCSKLKVIPPNVLSSLVELEELYMENSFVQWEAEGLITARSNNANLAELKYMLRLTTLEIHIRDACMLPKDLRFGKLERYNILVGDVWDWSDKHECSRTLKLKLKTSFQSEVGIKMLLNRTECLYLDELKGVKSVLHELDREGFQQLKHLHIQNNDEIQYIIISSPMHISIISFPALETFLLKNMTGLEDICHGQLHSTSFRDLRVVKVENCEKLKFVFPSSVARGLSQLQELQIRECSIMGAIVVKEEGEIEDTDMIFFPQLHHLALEHLPKLMSFLRTKNSLGTEAGEIVSEGTLDFDMPILQEQVVFPNLERLELSSVDLEETHHNQHGASLSCRLTTMEAMLRFQNLSNLEVQGSCNMKYLLSFSTARFMVHLKHLHISECKAMEEVLVTEEIAAAGEITKEVFPRLECLRLIDLPNLKRFCVGCNIQFPSLENLWIDHCPKLVTFIFNPASSGATTCQEIIQTNAEERPPTAVQPLFNVEVAFPCLKRMAIRRMDYLKLIWQNQFVENSFGNLQIIKVELCENLVSIFQSDMLTRFQSVEELFVADCTSLQQVFELQELNVDENQAVTTIQLKELSLARLPQMKHVWSKDPKGVFSFKNLKRIQAGGCESLRSFFPASIARSLMQLENLVIIDCGVEEIVEGEGREDVIERFVFPQVTLLTLERLPRLKWFYPGVHTLECPMLKEMWVEGCQKVDIFAYGLLSFQETLRESRHVISTQQPLFLVHEVAFPSLENLVISHMDNLITIWHDQVAADSFCNFQNLRKIYAEGCESLKSFFPAVSMATSLTQLEDLQIVNCGIEEIVARGLGEEATPRFVFPKLTSLALGALPKLKWISPGGHNLEWPVLKELKVWGCDKVIIFASKFSSFQEKSQQCLPESSIQHPLFLVEEGTFPKLEALKSNVHQTTWCDQFLVEFFCKLKVLEVKCNHDTSVLSLPNLLKRLQNLEKLVVSCTSWQEIIQYEDFIGPEKHARIFPQLKELRVSKAPMLTHLWKEDVQESLVFHEVLEILAVSECHKLKSLVPSSARFHNLTDLEILSCNGLISLITYTTAKSLVQLRKMSVSSCEGITEIVARGDDQAKVVITFSKLTCLKFDCLPNFTSFCSGSYSIMFPYLEEVIVGECLVMKTFCHGVLSTPKLKSVQVTRGEKSHTHWKHDLNITIHSLWEDKPV